The Alkalinema sp. FACHB-956 sequence CGGCAACTTAAACAACGTCGAAGAACTAAACACCTTCCCCAACTTCGTTTGACGGTTCCACACCCCCAAATCGATAATGTAATCTGCCTCTCGGTTGCCGCTATCGCCGCCGACGGGTGACATAACAATTAATGCTCCTTGGGCCGTCCGTTCAAGATTCAACACTGGATTCGTCAAACACAACTGATAAAACTGCTCATCCGTCAGATGAACATCGGTGAGATCGAGCTGGAGAGGAAGGGTAATTGCCATCACTTGCCACCGTCGCGCCCTCTATGGACTCACATTATGGTCACATTCGCACTTAAATTCCATTATCGCTAGTTTTCTCACCCATGGGGACTTCAGAAACACCGTCCAGTCCCCTGAGCGCCCACCCCCTTCTTGCCCCGATCGTCCCTCACCCCACCCCAAAATTTTCCAGAATTCCCCAGAATTGATGTCACCCCTGCGGGACTGGCAAGTATCATAAAGAATCCTTGACGGTGATTTGGTGCAAAGAGGATTGGCAGCTATGGGATCTCTCATCTTCAAACGCCTACGCAGTGGCCTGAGCCTGTGGGCGCTCTCACTCCTATTACTCCCCCCGATCGGCCTTGCTGCCCCCACCGATGACCGACGGTCGGTCGCAGACCAGCGCCCCATCATCACCTATCCCCCCGACGCCCCACCCCCCGCCGACAAACCCAACCCCGTCCCCAAACAACAACCCACCACGATCGACTATCGGGTTCCCGCCCTACTCAGAGACTACAGCGGCTTCCTGTGGGTGGGCACCTGGGGAGGACTGACTCAGATTGACCCCAACACAGGCCGGATTCTGGCCCGCGTCTCAATCCCCAACCCCATCACCGGAGCCCTCGCCCAAGACAAAGTAGGACGGATTTGGGTGGGAACCGCAGAAGGGCTATTTCGCATCGACGCCCGCACCAAAGAAGTCACCGCCCAAAATATCACCCTACCGTCCAACCGTGTTCTCTCCCTGCAATTGGATAAACGGGGCTACCTGTGGGTCGGCACCGATCGGGGGCTTGCGCTCATCAGTCCTGACCAAGGGCTCCTCATGACCACCCTACAAGACTTACCCGGCGTCAGCGCCAACGCTATGACCTTGGACAAAGACGGGCATCTCTGGGTTGGGACGTTAGAAAGCTTGGTGCAGATCAATACCGCCAAGGGCAAAATCATCAAAACGGTCGCAGAAATTCCCGGTGGCGTCGTACAGACCGTTGCCGCAGACAACCATGGCTCAATTTGGGCTGGAACCCCCAGTGGCTTGCTAGAAGTCAAAGCGCAGCCAGGTCGAATACTACGATCGGTCACCCAACTGCGCGGGAAAGAAATTGTATCGCTGCGGTTTGACGAGCGGGGCACCATCTGGGTCGGCAGTGGCAGTGGGCTATTTCGGCTCAATCCCTACAACGGCAAAATTTTAGGTCAAATTGCCGGGTTGCCCAGCGATCGGGTTTTGATTGTCGTCACCAATACAGGCAATAAGCTTTGGGCTGGGACGACCGAGGGGCTTGCTTGGGTCAGTATGAAAGATTTTCGGGCTCGCGCCTATGATGCTTTATTTGCCAAGGGATCGACCCCATCTCCCACCCCCATCCGACTGCGCTAAATCGGAACTCGGCCTTGTGCTCCTTCACTTACACTCCCTCAGCGGAGGGATCAAACTGAGCCATACAGCTTGGATGACAGCGACCTGAGAGCGGGATCGCTCTGCTTTGCAGTGCCCTATGGGTAGAGCTAAACGGATAGGGACTGAACAGATAGGGCTGAACTCCAAATTCCAAGGGGATCAGAATTCGATCGGGATTCGATCGGGGTTTGATCAGAATTCGATCGGGCGTTCATCCGGCAATTTTTTTAATTATTTTTGATTAGAGATCATAAAAAAGTCAGTGATTTGTCTAAATGATCAGTCAATCACTGGGACAGGAGTGACTAGACTTAATCCGAAGAAAATCAAGAAAATCACATTAAAACCGAACAAAAGCTTAAAAAAGTGTACCCACAAAGATAGATCTGAATCTCCAACGTGAGTGATCTGAATTGTCAAAAAATATACTTACTACGAGAACCTTTTAATACTAAAGAAATATTTTTCCATCCCATCAGAAGTAGATTGATGCCAGCTAATAATCATTTAACAAATCGCTGAAAGCTTCTCTGAGCAAGCTTTTTCAAGCTGAATTGCAATTTAATCTCGCAACAATAATAGTAACCCGACAATATTGTTATCATTTCAAAATGGCTTAAATAACTTATAGTGTAGTCAAATTATAATGCACTCGAAGCATCGCTTTTTTCTTTCAAAACTTGAATAGAATACCCTATGATTCAATACACCTCCGCCAAGCCGCTCTATATTGTACTCATCAGTATTCATGGCCTCATTAGGAGTCATGATTTGG is a genomic window containing:
- a CDS encoding two-component regulator propeller domain-containing protein; this encodes MGSLIFKRLRSGLSLWALSLLLLPPIGLAAPTDDRRSVADQRPIITYPPDAPPPADKPNPVPKQQPTTIDYRVPALLRDYSGFLWVGTWGGLTQIDPNTGRILARVSIPNPITGALAQDKVGRIWVGTAEGLFRIDARTKEVTAQNITLPSNRVLSLQLDKRGYLWVGTDRGLALISPDQGLLMTTLQDLPGVSANAMTLDKDGHLWVGTLESLVQINTAKGKIIKTVAEIPGGVVQTVAADNHGSIWAGTPSGLLEVKAQPGRILRSVTQLRGKEIVSLRFDERGTIWVGSGSGLFRLNPYNGKILGQIAGLPSDRVLIVVTNTGNKLWAGTTEGLAWVSMKDFRARAYDALFAKGSTPSPTPIRLR